A single Anopheles arabiensis isolate DONGOLA chromosome X, AaraD3, whole genome shotgun sequence DNA region contains:
- the LOC120905749 gene encoding NADPH--cytochrome P450 reductase isoform X1, which produces MDAQTETEVPAGSVSDEPFLGPLDIILLVSLLAGTAWYLLKGKKKESQASQFKSYSIQPTTVNTMTMVENSFIKKLQSSGRRLVVFYGSQTGTAEEFAGRLAKEGIRYQMKGMVADPEECNMEELLMLKDIDKSLAVFCLATYGEGDPTDNCMEFYDWIQNNDLDMTGLNYAVFGLGNKTYEHYNKVGIYVDKRLEELGANRVFELGLGDDDANIEDYFITWKEKFWPTVCDYFGIESTGEDVLMRQYRLLEQPDVSADRIYTGEVARLHSLQTQRPPFDAKNPFLAPIKVNRELHKAGGRSCMHVEFDIEGSKMRYEAGDHLAMYPVNDRDLVERLGRLCNAELDTVFSLINTDTDSSKKHPFPCPTTYRTALTHYLEITALPRTHILKELAEYCGEEKDKEFLRFISSTAPDGKAKYQEWVQDSCRNIVHVLEDIPSCHPPIDHVCELLPRLQPRYYSISSSSKLHPTTVHVTAVLVKYETKTGRLNKGVATTFLAEKHPNDGEPAPRVPIFIRKSQFRLPPKPETPVIMVGPGTGLAPFRGFIQERDHCKQEGKEIGQTTLYFGCRKRSEDYIYEDELEDYSKRGIINLRVAFSRDQEKKVYVTHLLEQDSDLIWSVIGENKGHFYICGDAKNMATDVRNILLKVIRSKGGLSETEAQQYIKKMEAQKRYSADVWS; this is translated from the exons atggACGCCCAGACAGAAACGGAAGTGCCCGCGGGAAGCGTGAGCGACGAGCCGTTCCTCGGCCCGCTCGACATCATCCTGCTCGTCAGTCTGCTGGCCGGCACTGCCTGGTATCTGCTCAAGGgcaagaaaaaggaaagccaAGCTAGTCAGTTCAAATCCTACTCGATCCA GCCGACGACGGTGAacacgatgacgatggtggaGAACTCGTTCATCAAGAAGCTACAGTCCTCGGGCCGCCGGCTGGTAGTGTTTTACGGTTCCCAAACAGGCACGGCAGAGGAATTTGCCGGTCGTCTGGCGAAGGAAGGAATCCGCTATCAGATGAAGGGCATGGTCGCCGACCCAGAGGAGTGCAATATG GAAGAGCTGCTGATGCTGAAGGACATCGACAAATCGTTGGCCGTGTTTTGCTTAGCGACGTACGGCGAGGGCGACCCGACGGACAACTGCATGGAGTTCTACGACTGGATTCAAAACAACGATCTAGATATGACCGGTTTGAATTACGCG GTGTTTGGCCTTGGCAACAAAACGTACGAGCACTACAACAAGGTCGGCATCTACGTGGACAAGCGTCTCGAGGAGCTCGGCGCGAACAGAGTGTTTGAGCTCGGTCTGGGTGACGATGATGCCAA CATCGAGGACTACTTCATCACGTGGAAGGAAAAGTTTTGGCCCACGGTTTGCGACTACTTCGGCATCGAGAGCACGGGCGAGGATGTGCTGATGCGGCAGTACCGCCTGCTGGAGCAGCCGGACGTGAGCGCGGACCGCATCTACACCGGCGAGGTGGCCCGGCTCCATTCGCTCCAGACGCAGCGGCCACCGTTCGACGCGAAGAACCCGTTCCTCGCCCCGATCAAGGTGAACCGGGAGCTGCACAAGGCGGGTGGCCGGTCCTGCATGCACGTCGAGTTCGACATCGAGGGCTCGAAGATGCGGTACGAGGCGGGCGACCATCTCGCGATGTACCCGGTGAACGATCGCGATCTGGTCGAGCGGCTCGGCCGGCTGTGCAATGCCGAGCTCGATACGGTCTTCTCGCTCATCAACACCGACACGGACAGCAGCAAGAAGCATCCGTTCCCGTGCCCCACCACCTACCGCACCGCGCTCACCCACTATCTGGAGATAACGGCGCTGCCGCGCACCCACATCCTGAAGGAGCTGGCCGAGTACTGCGGCGAGGAGAAGGACAAGGAGTTCCTGCGCTTCATCTCGTCGACCGCGCCCGACGGCAAGGCGAAGTACCAGGAGTGGGTGCAGGACAGCTGCCGCAACATCGTGCACGTGCTCGAGGACATCCCGTCCTGTCATCCGCCGATCGATCACGTGTGCGAGCTGCTGCCCCGGCTGCAGCCCCGCTACTACTCGATCTCCTCCTCGTCCAAGCTGCACCCGACGACGGTGCACGTGACCGCGGTGCTGGTGAAGTACGAGACGAAGACGGGCCGGCTGAACAAGGGCGTCGCGACGACCTTCCTCGCGGAGAAGCACCCGAACGATGGGGAGCCGGCGCCGCGCGTACCAATCTTCATCCGCAAGAGCCAGTTCCGTTTGCCGCCCAAGCCGGAAACGCCCGTGATCATGGTGGGGCCCGGCACCGGGCTGGCACCGTTCCGCGGCTTCATCCAGGAGCGGGACCACTGCAAGCAGGAGGGCAAGGAGATTGGCCAGACGACGCTGTACTTTGGCTGCCGCAAGCGCTCCGAGGACTACATCTACGAGGAT GAACTGGAAGACTACTCCAAGCGCGGCATCATCAACCTTCGCGTTGCGTTCTCGCGCGACCAGGAGAAGAAGGTGTACGTGACGCATCTGCTCGAGCAGGACTCAGACCTCATATGGAGCGTGATCGGCGAGAACAAGGGACACTTTTACATCTGCGG TGATGCGAAAAATATGGCCACCGATGTGCGAAACATTCTGCTGAAGGTCATCCGCTCGAAGGGTGGGCTCAGCGAAACCGAGGCCCAGCAGTACATCAAAAAGATGGAAGCCCAAAAACGATACTCGGCGGACGTGTGGAGCTAA
- the LOC120906332 gene encoding uncharacterized protein LOC120906332, with protein sequence MGRRKKNANASDGGNGRAATETANTVAKAAATVAPAATSEREEEVDPYTIPLHSRQAAFAILWLLVYSFAMFTLPFGAFYGTRHVLADRFQIEGFPNTCGSVLAAVVTVNVIIMLYAFRGFREVEEEDRERSKQKAK encoded by the coding sequence ATGGGCCGGCGAAAGAAAAACGCCAATGCGTCCGACGGTGGTAATGGTCGCGCGGCGACGGAGACGGCTAACACGGTAGCGAAGGCGGCGGCGACAGTGGCCCCGGCCGCCACCAGCGAgcgggaggaggaggtggaccCGTACACGATACCGCTGCATTCGCGCCAGGCCGCGTTCGCCATCCTGTGGCTGCTCGTCTACAGCTTCGCCATGTTCACGCTGCCGTTCGGTGCGTTCTACGGCACCCGGCACGTGCTGGCGGACCGGTTTCAGATCGAGGGCTTCCCGAACACGTGCGGCTCGGTGCTGGCCGCGGTCGTGACGGTCAACGTCATCATCATGCTGTACGCGTTCCGCGGCTTCCgcgaggtggaggaggaggaccgGGAGCGGTCGAAGCAGAAGGCGAAATAA
- the LOC120906331 gene encoding zinc finger CCCH domain-containing protein 13-like isoform X1: MAAVEQQDASARYFARPKKIPLPTNYRNAIKYVRLAIEEQRNVQELLDQDRHFRAGRTIVGRVLTNWPKIEAVYASLDLAAKEPRLNPWLAKVLISELLFGSGRLVGNSLPVECLQQYQQQVHDAHKELLEKMPAAGHVKEPRFVRINTNALDLEGAKRLLAEEQWMLVEERFADYGAFIERVKTLADAEYIEDFHFPDLLVFPNSAKSFWSRATHLHDQFLLQNKACLLPTYLLKPSKKSVVLDMCAAPGLKTTHLACLMKNRGRIYAVERSEQRYQTLCQYASAFGVIKTIHSDCLDLTDEQLPGVEFVLVDPSCSGSGMLQRQIVPEPVDQERLFKLAGLQYKLVSHAMNAFPAVRRIVYSTCSLHEEENERVVQGVLRHNGHFRLLDARKELGKEWPNVGSPDYPDVGERCLYAKTVDDLTIGMFVAVFERCPEGVQNEVYLAHEKQKESYERMHWYSDKAERALAEARGKHQRTYRTSERGEGELNGEPGADAGVVAVQHNAAKTSTTELKVPEQSVQEQGVQEANGLENVEAEVNGETKTKKKRTKKETEKEENGLENVEAEVNGETKTKEKRTKKEKEENVNEQEVEVEVEGKVEKKRIKKEKDEEENGLENVEVEVNGETKTKKKRTKKEKEEEENGLENVDAEVNGEAKTKKKRSKKETVEEENGLENVEVKVEVEGKVEKKRIKKEKVEEENELENVEAEVNGETKTKKKRTKKEKEEKATEQEDVEVVVEVEGKVEKKRIKKEKVKEDNGQPGGETAEYHVQQNVELDVEIKSEKKRKKKEKLQEQNGQHELEEPVELSVQEMGEELTEAATAKKHKKSKKRKTTEGEEPTVQQEDTETTEKVKSKKRKKVEQ, from the exons ATGGCAGCGGTGGAGCAGCAGGACGCGAGCGCGCGGTACTTTGCCCGGCCGAAGAAGATACCGCTCCCGACCAACTACCGAAACGCGATCAAGTACGTCCGGCTGGCGATCGAGGAGCAGCGCAACGTGCAGGAGCTGCTCGATCAGGACCGGCACTTCCGGGCGGGCCGCACAATCGTCGGCCGGGTGCTGACCAACTGGCCCAAAATCGAGGCCGTCTATGCGAGCCTCGACCTGGCGGCGAAGGAGCCGAGGCTGAACCCGTGGCTGGCGAAGGTGCTGATCAGCGAACTGCTGTTCGGGAGCGGCCGGCTGGTCGGCAACTCTCTGCCGGTCGAGTGCttgcagcagtaccagcagcaggtGCACGACGCCCACAAGGAGCTGCTGGAGAAGATGCCTGCCGCGGGCCACGTCAAAG AGCCACGGTTCGTGCGCATCAACACGAACGCGCTGGACCTGGAGGGCGCGAAGCGCCTGCTGGCCGAGGAGCAGTGGATGCTGGTGGAGGAGCGCTTCGCCGACTACGGTGCGTTTATCGAGCGCGTCAAAACGCTCGCCGACGCGGAGTACATAGAGGACTTTCACTTTCCCGATCTGCTGGTGTTCCCGAACAGTGCCAAATCGTTCTGGTCGCGGGCCACGCACCTGCACGATCAGTTCCTGCTGCAGAACAAG GCCTGCCTGCTGCCGACCTATCTGCTCAAGCCGAGCAAAAAGTCCGTCGTGCTGGACATGTGCGCGGCGCCCGGCCTGAAGACGACGCATCTCGCCTGCCTGATGAAGAACCGGGGCCGCATCTACGCGGTGGAGCGCAGCGAGCAGCGATACCAGACGCTGTGCCAGTACGCCAGCGCGTTCGGCGTGATCAAGACGATCCACAGCGACTGTCTCGACCTGACCGACGAGCAGCTGCCGGGCGTCGAGTTCGTCCTGGTCGATCCGAGCTGCTCCGGGTCGGGCATGCTGCAGCGCCAGATCGTGCCGGAACCGGTCGATCAGGAGCGGCTGTTCAAGCTCGCCGGCCTGCAGTACAAGCTGGTGTCGCACGCGATGAACGCGTTCCCGGCCGTGCGCCGCATCGTCTACTCAACCTGCTCTCTGCACGAGGAGGAGAACGAGCGGGTGGTGCAGGGCGTGCTGCGGCACAACGGCCACTTTCGGCTGCTGGACGCGCGCAAGGAGCTCGGCAAGGAGTGGCCGAACGTCGGCTCGCCCGACTACCCGGACGTCGGCGAGCGCTGCCTGTACGCGAAGACGGTCGACGATCTGACGATCGGCATGTTCGTCGCCGTGTTCGAACGGTGCCCGGAGGGGGTGCAGAACGAGGTGTATCTGGCGCACGAGAAGCAGAAGGAAAGCTACGAGCGGATGCACTGGTACAGCGACAAGGCGGAAAGGGCGCTGGCCGAGGCAAGGGGCAAACACCAACGCACGTATCGGACAAGTGAGCGGGGCGAGGGAGAACTGAATGGGGAGCCAGGGGCGGATGCAGGGGTGGTGGCGGTGCAGCATAACGCTGCCAAAACATCCACAACGGAATTGAAGGTTCCAGAGCAAAGCGTACAGGAGCAAGGGGTACAGGAGGCGAATGGGCTGGAAAATGTAGAAGCAGAGGTGAATGGTGAAACCAAGACGAAGAAAAAACGGacaaagaaagagacagaaaaggaggaaaatggGTTGGAAAATGTAGAAGCAGAGGTGAATGGTGAAACCAAGACGAAGGAAAAACGGacaaagaaagagaaggaagagaATGTGAACGAGCAGGAAGTAGAGGTAGAAGTTGAAGGCAAAGTGGAGAAAAAACggataaaaaaagagaaggatGAGGAGGAAAATGGGCTGGAAAATGTAGAAGTAGAGGTGAATGGTGAAACCAAGACGAAGAAAAAACGGacaaagaaagagaaggaagaggaagaaaatggGCTGGAAAATGTAGATGCAGAGGTGAATGGTGAAGCCAAGACGAAGAAAAAACGGTCAAAGAAAGAGACGGTAGAGGAGGAAAATGGGCTGGAAAATGTAGAAGTAAAGGTGGAAGTTGAAGGCAAAGTGGAGAAAAAACGgataaagaaagagaaagtagAGGAGGAAAATGAGCTAGAAAATGTAGAAGCAGAGGTGAATGGTGAAACCAAGACGAAGAAAAAACGGacaaagaaagagaaggaagagaAGGCGACCGAGCAGGAAGATGTTGAAGTAGTGGTGGAAGTTGAAGGCAAAGTGGAGAAGAAACGGATAAAGAAAGAGAAGGTAAAGGAGGATAATGGCCAGCCTGGCGGGGAGACAGCAGAATACCATGTGCAGCAAAATGTTGAACTGGACGTAGAAATTAAATCAgagaaaaagcgaaagaagaaagagaagctTCAGGAACAGAATGGGCAGCATGAGTTAGAGGAACCAGTAGAGCTGAGCGTGCAGGAGATGGGAGAAGAACTcacagaagcagcaacagcaaaaaagcacaaaaagagCAAGAAAAGGAAGACTACCGAAGGAGAGGAGCCAACGGTGCAGCAGGAAGATACGGAGACGACGGAAAAGGTTAAATCCAAAAAGCGGAAGAAGGTGGAGCAGTGA
- the LOC120905749 gene encoding NADPH--cytochrome P450 reductase isoform X2: MSVLAGGARQSCSRLIALNSIHQQYLAPIVVQFLPRIQQLLLDHRGKFRRKYLQVFGLGNKTYEHYNKVGIYVDKRLEELGANRVFELGLGDDDANIEDYFITWKEKFWPTVCDYFGIESTGEDVLMRQYRLLEQPDVSADRIYTGEVARLHSLQTQRPPFDAKNPFLAPIKVNRELHKAGGRSCMHVEFDIEGSKMRYEAGDHLAMYPVNDRDLVERLGRLCNAELDTVFSLINTDTDSSKKHPFPCPTTYRTALTHYLEITALPRTHILKELAEYCGEEKDKEFLRFISSTAPDGKAKYQEWVQDSCRNIVHVLEDIPSCHPPIDHVCELLPRLQPRYYSISSSSKLHPTTVHVTAVLVKYETKTGRLNKGVATTFLAEKHPNDGEPAPRVPIFIRKSQFRLPPKPETPVIMVGPGTGLAPFRGFIQERDHCKQEGKEIGQTTLYFGCRKRSEDYIYEDELEDYSKRGIINLRVAFSRDQEKKVYVTHLLEQDSDLIWSVIGENKGHFYICGDAKNMATDVRNILLKVIRSKGGLSETEAQQYIKKMEAQKRYSADVWS; this comes from the exons ATGAGTGTGCTGGCGGGTGGTGCGCGACAGAGCTGCTCGCGGCTAATCGCGCTCAACAGTATTCATCAGCAGTACCTTGCGCCGATCGTAGTGCAATTTTTGCCCCGCAtacagcagctgctgctggaccaCCGTGGCAAGTTTCGGAGGAAATATCTGCAG GTGTTTGGCCTTGGCAACAAAACGTACGAGCACTACAACAAGGTCGGCATCTACGTGGACAAGCGTCTCGAGGAGCTCGGCGCGAACAGAGTGTTTGAGCTCGGTCTGGGTGACGATGATGCCAA CATCGAGGACTACTTCATCACGTGGAAGGAAAAGTTTTGGCCCACGGTTTGCGACTACTTCGGCATCGAGAGCACGGGCGAGGATGTGCTGATGCGGCAGTACCGCCTGCTGGAGCAGCCGGACGTGAGCGCGGACCGCATCTACACCGGCGAGGTGGCCCGGCTCCATTCGCTCCAGACGCAGCGGCCACCGTTCGACGCGAAGAACCCGTTCCTCGCCCCGATCAAGGTGAACCGGGAGCTGCACAAGGCGGGTGGCCGGTCCTGCATGCACGTCGAGTTCGACATCGAGGGCTCGAAGATGCGGTACGAGGCGGGCGACCATCTCGCGATGTACCCGGTGAACGATCGCGATCTGGTCGAGCGGCTCGGCCGGCTGTGCAATGCCGAGCTCGATACGGTCTTCTCGCTCATCAACACCGACACGGACAGCAGCAAGAAGCATCCGTTCCCGTGCCCCACCACCTACCGCACCGCGCTCACCCACTATCTGGAGATAACGGCGCTGCCGCGCACCCACATCCTGAAGGAGCTGGCCGAGTACTGCGGCGAGGAGAAGGACAAGGAGTTCCTGCGCTTCATCTCGTCGACCGCGCCCGACGGCAAGGCGAAGTACCAGGAGTGGGTGCAGGACAGCTGCCGCAACATCGTGCACGTGCTCGAGGACATCCCGTCCTGTCATCCGCCGATCGATCACGTGTGCGAGCTGCTGCCCCGGCTGCAGCCCCGCTACTACTCGATCTCCTCCTCGTCCAAGCTGCACCCGACGACGGTGCACGTGACCGCGGTGCTGGTGAAGTACGAGACGAAGACGGGCCGGCTGAACAAGGGCGTCGCGACGACCTTCCTCGCGGAGAAGCACCCGAACGATGGGGAGCCGGCGCCGCGCGTACCAATCTTCATCCGCAAGAGCCAGTTCCGTTTGCCGCCCAAGCCGGAAACGCCCGTGATCATGGTGGGGCCCGGCACCGGGCTGGCACCGTTCCGCGGCTTCATCCAGGAGCGGGACCACTGCAAGCAGGAGGGCAAGGAGATTGGCCAGACGACGCTGTACTTTGGCTGCCGCAAGCGCTCCGAGGACTACATCTACGAGGAT GAACTGGAAGACTACTCCAAGCGCGGCATCATCAACCTTCGCGTTGCGTTCTCGCGCGACCAGGAGAAGAAGGTGTACGTGACGCATCTGCTCGAGCAGGACTCAGACCTCATATGGAGCGTGATCGGCGAGAACAAGGGACACTTTTACATCTGCGG TGATGCGAAAAATATGGCCACCGATGTGCGAAACATTCTGCTGAAGGTCATCCGCTCGAAGGGTGGGCTCAGCGAAACCGAGGCCCAGCAGTACATCAAAAAGATGGAAGCCCAAAAACGATACTCGGCGGACGTGTGGAGCTAA
- the LOC120906091 gene encoding uncharacterized protein LOC120906091 gives MEYPSVGLLPALLLLTAPLPGASIVTPYHPVPECAADAPFIVPNFKANWFKAVEYCHYLGRSLVTVATEQRQQTLDQLLDDGAHQPRDQSFWCGANDLADAGSFQWHLTGRPVALGWSNWADERHRREPADAEDAYKVRCVALSRTADVVEELQQQQQEGEGGAAAVPPPPFSWIWTVANCWRELYFICERTGVSSCR, from the exons ATGGAGTACCCATCGGTCGGTTTGCTGccagcgctgctgctgctaacagCGCCACTCCCCGGCGCCAGCATCGTCACCCCGTACCATCCCGTGCCGGAATGTGCCGCCGATGCACCGTTTATTGTGCCCAACTTTAAG GCAAACTGGTTCAAGGCGGTTGAGTACTGCCACTATCTCGGCCGGTCGCTGGTAACGGTCGCGACGGAGCAGCGCCAGCAGACCCTCGACCAGCTGCTGGACGATGGGGCGCACCAGCCGCGCGATCAGTCCTTCTGGTGCGGGGCGAACGATCTGGCCGACGCCGGCAGCTTCCAATGGCATCTGACCGGCCGCCCGGTCGCCCTGGGCTGGAGCAACTGGGCGGACGAGCGGCACCGGCGCGAACCCGCCGACGCGGAGGACGCGTACAAGGTGCGGTGCGTGGCGCTGTCCCGCACGGCCGACGTCGTCgaggagctgcagcagcagcagcaggagggggagggtggagcagcagcagttcctcCGCCACCCTTCTCGTGGATCTGGACGGTGGCCAACTGCTGGAGGGAGCTGTACTTCATCTGCGAGCGTACCGGCGTGTCGAGCTGCCGGTAG
- the LOC120906331 gene encoding transcriptional regulator ATRX homolog isoform X2 has product MLVEERFADYGAFIERVKTLADAEYIEDFHFPDLLVFPNSAKSFWSRATHLHDQFLLQNKACLLPTYLLKPSKKSVVLDMCAAPGLKTTHLACLMKNRGRIYAVERSEQRYQTLCQYASAFGVIKTIHSDCLDLTDEQLPGVEFVLVDPSCSGSGMLQRQIVPEPVDQERLFKLAGLQYKLVSHAMNAFPAVRRIVYSTCSLHEEENERVVQGVLRHNGHFRLLDARKELGKEWPNVGSPDYPDVGERCLYAKTVDDLTIGMFVAVFERCPEGVQNEVYLAHEKQKESYERMHWYSDKAERALAEARGKHQRTYRTSERGEGELNGEPGADAGVVAVQHNAAKTSTTELKVPEQSVQEQGVQEANGLENVEAEVNGETKTKKKRTKKETEKEENGLENVEAEVNGETKTKEKRTKKEKEENVNEQEVEVEVEGKVEKKRIKKEKDEEENGLENVEVEVNGETKTKKKRTKKEKEEEENGLENVDAEVNGEAKTKKKRSKKETVEEENGLENVEVKVEVEGKVEKKRIKKEKVEEENELENVEAEVNGETKTKKKRTKKEKEEKATEQEDVEVVVEVEGKVEKKRIKKEKVKEDNGQPGGETAEYHVQQNVELDVEIKSEKKRKKKEKLQEQNGQHELEEPVELSVQEMGEELTEAATAKKHKKSKKRKTTEGEEPTVQQEDTETTEKVKSKKRKKVEQ; this is encoded by the exons ATGCTGGTGGAGGAGCGCTTCGCCGACTACGGTGCGTTTATCGAGCGCGTCAAAACGCTCGCCGACGCGGAGTACATAGAGGACTTTCACTTTCCCGATCTGCTGGTGTTCCCGAACAGTGCCAAATCGTTCTGGTCGCGGGCCACGCACCTGCACGATCAGTTCCTGCTGCAGAACAAG GCCTGCCTGCTGCCGACCTATCTGCTCAAGCCGAGCAAAAAGTCCGTCGTGCTGGACATGTGCGCGGCGCCCGGCCTGAAGACGACGCATCTCGCCTGCCTGATGAAGAACCGGGGCCGCATCTACGCGGTGGAGCGCAGCGAGCAGCGATACCAGACGCTGTGCCAGTACGCCAGCGCGTTCGGCGTGATCAAGACGATCCACAGCGACTGTCTCGACCTGACCGACGAGCAGCTGCCGGGCGTCGAGTTCGTCCTGGTCGATCCGAGCTGCTCCGGGTCGGGCATGCTGCAGCGCCAGATCGTGCCGGAACCGGTCGATCAGGAGCGGCTGTTCAAGCTCGCCGGCCTGCAGTACAAGCTGGTGTCGCACGCGATGAACGCGTTCCCGGCCGTGCGCCGCATCGTCTACTCAACCTGCTCTCTGCACGAGGAGGAGAACGAGCGGGTGGTGCAGGGCGTGCTGCGGCACAACGGCCACTTTCGGCTGCTGGACGCGCGCAAGGAGCTCGGCAAGGAGTGGCCGAACGTCGGCTCGCCCGACTACCCGGACGTCGGCGAGCGCTGCCTGTACGCGAAGACGGTCGACGATCTGACGATCGGCATGTTCGTCGCCGTGTTCGAACGGTGCCCGGAGGGGGTGCAGAACGAGGTGTATCTGGCGCACGAGAAGCAGAAGGAAAGCTACGAGCGGATGCACTGGTACAGCGACAAGGCGGAAAGGGCGCTGGCCGAGGCAAGGGGCAAACACCAACGCACGTATCGGACAAGTGAGCGGGGCGAGGGAGAACTGAATGGGGAGCCAGGGGCGGATGCAGGGGTGGTGGCGGTGCAGCATAACGCTGCCAAAACATCCACAACGGAATTGAAGGTTCCAGAGCAAAGCGTACAGGAGCAAGGGGTACAGGAGGCGAATGGGCTGGAAAATGTAGAAGCAGAGGTGAATGGTGAAACCAAGACGAAGAAAAAACGGacaaagaaagagacagaaaaggaggaaaatggGTTGGAAAATGTAGAAGCAGAGGTGAATGGTGAAACCAAGACGAAGGAAAAACGGacaaagaaagagaaggaagagaATGTGAACGAGCAGGAAGTAGAGGTAGAAGTTGAAGGCAAAGTGGAGAAAAAACggataaaaaaagagaaggatGAGGAGGAAAATGGGCTGGAAAATGTAGAAGTAGAGGTGAATGGTGAAACCAAGACGAAGAAAAAACGGacaaagaaagagaaggaagaggaagaaaatggGCTGGAAAATGTAGATGCAGAGGTGAATGGTGAAGCCAAGACGAAGAAAAAACGGTCAAAGAAAGAGACGGTAGAGGAGGAAAATGGGCTGGAAAATGTAGAAGTAAAGGTGGAAGTTGAAGGCAAAGTGGAGAAAAAACGgataaagaaagagaaagtagAGGAGGAAAATGAGCTAGAAAATGTAGAAGCAGAGGTGAATGGTGAAACCAAGACGAAGAAAAAACGGacaaagaaagagaaggaagagaAGGCGACCGAGCAGGAAGATGTTGAAGTAGTGGTGGAAGTTGAAGGCAAAGTGGAGAAGAAACGGATAAAGAAAGAGAAGGTAAAGGAGGATAATGGCCAGCCTGGCGGGGAGACAGCAGAATACCATGTGCAGCAAAATGTTGAACTGGACGTAGAAATTAAATCAgagaaaaagcgaaagaagaaagagaagctTCAGGAACAGAATGGGCAGCATGAGTTAGAGGAACCAGTAGAGCTGAGCGTGCAGGAGATGGGAGAAGAACTcacagaagcagcaacagcaaaaaagcacaaaaagagCAAGAAAAGGAAGACTACCGAAGGAGAGGAGCCAACGGTGCAGCAGGAAGATACGGAGACGACGGAAAAGGTTAAATCCAAAAAGCGGAAGAAGGTGGAGCAGTGA